The genomic segment GCCAAGGGAGTCACCTGGGGCTGGTTCCAGGGCGGCTTCCGACCGACCGGCACGGCCAACGGGTACGCGGTCTGCGGTGCCACGCACGCCAACGTGGGCGGCAACCAGGTGGTCGACTACACGCCGCACCACGAGCCGTTCCAGTACTACGAGTCGACGTCGAACCCGAAGCACCTGCCGCCGTCCTCGGTCACCGCGATCGGGCACACCGACCAGGCGAACCACCAGTACGACCTGAGCGACTTCCACGCGGCGCTGGGCGCGGGCAACCTGCCGGCGGTCAGCTTCCTGAAGGCGCCGGCGTCCCAGAACGGGCACGCCGGCAACTCCGATCCGCTGGACGAGCAGCGCTTCCTCGCCTCGACGCTGAACGACATCCAGTCGGCGAAGCAGTGGTCCTCCACCGCCGTGGTCATCGCCTACGACGACTCGGACGGCTGGTACGACCACGTGTCGCCGCCGATCGTCAACGGCTCCGCCGACGCCGGCCAGGACCAGCCGATGTGCCTGGCCAAGCCGGCGGCGGGCGGCTACTCGGACCGGTGCGGCTACGGTGCGCGGCTGCCGATGCTGGTGCTCTCGCCGTACGCGAAGCGCAACTACGTCGACCACACCCGGCTGGACCAGACCTCGATCCTGCGGTTCATCGAGGACAACTGGCACACCGGGCGGATCGGTGACCACTCGTACGACGCGCTGGCCGCACCGCTGACCGGCATGCTCGACTTCCGGCACCGGCCCGACCCGCGCCCGCTGCTGCTCGATCCGGACACCGGCGCGGCGAAACGCTGACCCGGCACGTCGCACGGGGCGGTCCCGACCGAGGACCGCCCCGGTTTCGTCGGGTCAGGCGCTGGCGTGGTCGGCGACCCGGTCGACCGCCTCGCGCTTGGCGGTCCGCAGCCAGTCGCGCACGCCGATCAGCACCAGCACCGCGAAGACGACGTAGACGGCGGCGGAGAAGTACAGGTGGGAGTGGATCTGCAGCGGCACGCCGACCGCGTCGACCGCGAGCCACACCAGCCAGAACTCCACCAGCCCGAGGCCCTGCCCGGCGAAGGCGACCACGGTTCCGACGAAGATCCAGGCGTCCGGCCACGGCGCCCAGGACGCGTTCAGCACGTCGAGCAGCACCGCGACGCCGACCGTTCCGGCCGCGAGGACGGCGGCGAGGACGGCCCGTTCGCGCCAGGTCGCGGTGCGCACCAGCACCCCGTGTACCGGGTCGCGGCGGCGGGACCAGGCCCACCAGCCGTAGGCGGAGATCGCCAGGATGACGACCTGCCGGGCGGCGAGCCCGCCCAGGTCGGCCGAGGTGTACACGACGAACAGCAGCACCGTGGCGAGCACCTGGACCGGCCAGGTCCACAGGGTGCGCCGCTGCGCCAGGAACACCACCGCGAGGGCGGCGAGCTGGCCCAGGATCTCCGCGTACGAGATGCGTTGGCCGAGGATGGTGACGCCGTACTGCATCAGGCCGTGCCCCATCGGAGCCCCTTCCTGCGCCGGGGCATCCTGGACGCACGGCGGACGGCTCGGTGCACCGCCAGCCGCGTGCGCGTCCTCCCATCCGGACTGTCACCGTCGGTACCGGAGTTTCACCGGTTCAATCGCCGACACTGATCGGCGAGTCGCGGACTGTCACCGCCGGTTCGGACTTTCACCGAGCCCCGGAGCGCATGCTCTGTCTGCGACCAACCCTTTCATGCCGCCGGTTGTTCCGTTCCCCGATGTGACCGACCCGACCGCTTGACCGGCCAGCACCCGGCCAGTTAGTCTCTGCGCAGATCATCTACGCGGAGATCAGGAGACGACGATGTGGCAGCACGAGTACGTGGGTACGACGGTGGCGGCTCCGGAGCAGGTCTGGCGGGTGCTGCGCGATCTCGACCACTGGGCCGACTGGGACACCTCGATGGAGTCGGTTCGGCTGGACGGCGAGTTCCGGGTCGGCTCCCGGGTGGTGATGAACCCGGTCGGCCAGGACCCCATCACATCGACCATCGCCGAGATCACCGACGGCGTGGCCTACGCGGACGTCACCGAGTTCGGCGGGGTCACTTTGCGGTTCCGGCACTCGCTGGAGCCGCTGGAGTCCGGCGGTACCCGGGTGCGGCACCGGCTGGAGATCACCGGCGCGGCGTCCGACACGCTCGGGCCACAGCTCGGCCCGCAGATCACCGAGGACTTCCCGGCGGCGATGGCCGGGCTGCTCGCGCTGGCCGAGAAGTGACCACCGCCGAGCCGCCGGCGAGCCGCTTCCCGGGCGGTGCCGCCGACAGCCCCGGGTTCCTGCTGTGGCGGTTGACCCTCGACTGGCAGCGGGCCGTGACCGCGGCACTCGCCGAGTACCAGCTGACCCACGTGCAGTTCGTGCTGCTGGCGTGCGCGTGGTGGCTGGACGAGCACGGCGAGGCGCCGAACCAGCTGCGACTGGCCCGGCAGGCCGGTACCGACGTCAAGATGACCTCGCAGGTGGTGCGGAAGCTGGAGGCGAAGGGGCTGCTGGTCCGCGAGGTCGATCCGGCCGACAGCCGGGCCCGCCGGCTCCGGCTCACCGCCACTGGTACCGAGGTCGCCCGGCACGCGGTCGGTGCGGTCGAGGCGGTCGACGCGGAGTTCTTCGGCCCGGACGAGGCCGCCGCGGCCCGGCTGCTGTCCCGGATGCTGCGTCGCCGTCCGGACCGGCACTCCTGACCGCCGGGAACGGATGACCCGACTGGCTACCATGCACGGCCGGGAGGTGGCGATGACCGACTTCGAGCCACAGTTCACGGTCGTGCTGCGCGGCTACGACGTGCGGGCCGTGGACGACTGGATCGACCAGCTGCGCGCCGGCGGCACCGCACCGGCCCGCTTCCGGGTCGTGCTGCGGGGCTACGACACCGCGCAGGTCGACCGGTACGTCGAGCAGGTCAGCCGGCGCTGAGACGACCGCCCCGGTGTCCATCATGGACGCCGGAGCGGTCGCCGAATCGACCCTCCAGGGCGGTCAGCGACCGACCTTGCGGGTGGCGCGCAGGAACTCCCGGTTCATCCTGGCGATGCTCGCCAGCGGGATGCCCTTCGGGCAGGCCGACGCACACTCGCCGGTGTTGGTGCAGCCGCCGAAGCCGGCCTCGTCCATCGTGGTGATCATGTTGAGCACCCGGGACTCGCGCTCCGGCTGCCCCTGCGGCAGCACGTTCAGGTGGTTGATCTTGGCGGAGGTGAACAGCATCGCCGAACCGTTCGGGCACGCCGCCACGCAGGCGCCGCAACCGATGCAGGTGGCGTTGTTGAACGCCGAGTCGGCATCGGGCTTCGGCACCGGCACCGCGTGCGCGTCCGGCGCGGTACCGGTCGGCGCGGTGATGTAGCCGCCGGCCTGGATGATCCGGTCGAACGCCGACCGGTCCACCACCAGATCCTTGACCACCGGGAACGCACCGGCCCGCCACGGCTCGATGTCGATCACGTCGCCGTCGGCGAACTGCCGCATGTGCAGCTGGCAGGTGGTGGTGCGCTCCGGGCCGTGCGCCTGGCCGTTGATGACCATGCCGCACGAGCCGCAGATGCCCTCGCGGCAGTCGTGGTCGAACGCCACCGGCTCCTCGCCGCGCAGGATCAGGTCCTCGTTGAGGATGTCGAGCATCTCCAGGAAGGACATGTCGCCACTGACGTCGGTGACCTGGTAGGTCACCATCTGGCCGTCGGCGTCCGCGCTGGGCTGCCGCCAGATCCGCAGGGTCAGGTTCACGCGTAGCTCCGCAGGGTCGGGTGGACGTACTCGAAGTCCAGGTTTTCCTTGTGCAGCACCGGTGGCTCACCGACGCCGGTGTACTCCCAGGCGGCGACGTAGCTGAAGTTCTCGTCGTCGCGCTCGGCCTCGCCGTCCTCGGTCTGCGACTCCAGCCGGAAGTGCCCGCCGCAGGACTCCTCGCGGTGCAGCGCGTCCAGGCACATCAGCTCGGCCAGCTCCAGGAAGTCGGCCACCCGGTTCGCCTTCTCCAGCGACTGGTTCAGCTCGTACCCGGTACCGGGCACCTTCACCCGCTGCCAGAACTCCTCGCGCAGCTCGGGGATCCGCCGCAGCGCCTTCTTCAGCCCCTCGGCGCTGCGGGCCATGCCGCACTCGTCCCACATCAGGGTGCCCAGCTCACGGTGGAACGAGTCGACGGTGCGGTCACCGTCGACCGCCAGCAGCCGCTTGATGCGGTCCTGCACCTCGGCCACCGTGGTGGTGATCGCCGGGTCGTCCGGCTCGACCGCCTCGAAGCCGCCGCGGGCCAGGTAGTCGTTGATCGTGGCGGGCAGCACGAAGTAGCCGTCCGCCAGGCCCTGCATCAGCGCCGAGGCACCGAGCCGGTTCGCCCCGTGGTCGGAGAAGTTCGCCTCGCCGATCACGAACATGCCCGGGATCGTCGACTGCAGGTCGTAGTCGACCCACAGCCCGCCCATCGTGTAGTGGATCGCCGGGTAGATGCGCATCGGCACCCGGTACGGGTCCTCGGCGGTGATCCGCTCGTACATCTCGAACAGGTTGCCGTACTTCTCGGCGACCTTGTCCCGGCCCATCCGGGCGATCGCGTCGGCGAAGTCGAGGTACACGCCGAGGCCACCGGGGCCGACGCCGCGCCCCTCGTCGCACACGTTCTTCGCCGCCCGGGAGGCGACGTCCCGCGGTACCAGGTTGCCGAACGACGGGTAGATGCGCTCCAGGTAGTAGTCGCGCTCGTCCTCGGGGATCTGCTCCGGCGAGCGGGTGTCACCCTTCTTCTTCGGCACCCAGATCCGGCCGTCGTTGCGCAGCGACTCGCTCATCAGGGTCAGCTTCGACTGGTGGTCGCCGGAGCGCGGGATGCACGTCGGGTGGATCTGCGTGTAGCACGGGTTGGCGAAGTGCGCGCCGCGCTTGTGCGCCCGCCAGATCGCCGTGGCGTTGGAACCCTTGGCGTTGGTGGACAGGTAGAACGTGTTGCCGTACCCACCGCTGGCGAGCACCACCGCGTCCGCGAGGTAGGTGGAGATCTCCCCGGTGACCAGGTCGCGGGCCACGATGCCGCGGGCCCGGCCGTCGATCACGATCAGGTCGAGCATCTCGGTACGCGGGTGCATCTCGACGTTGCCGGCATCGATCTGCCGGCTCAGCGCCTGGTACGCGCCGAGCAGCAGCTGCTGGCCCGTCTGCCCGCGGGCGTAGAAGGTGCGGGAGACCTGCACGCCGCCGAACGACCGGTTGTCCAGCAGCCCGCCGTACTCCCGGGCGAACGGGACGCCCTGCGCGACGCACTGGTCGATGATCTCCACCGACACCTGCGCCAGCCGGTAGACGTTCGACTCGCGGGAGCGGAAGTCGCCGCCCTTGACGGTGTCGTAGAACAGCCGGTAGACCGAGTCGCCGTCGTTGCGGTAGTTCTTCGCCGCGTTGATGCCGCCCTGCGCCGCCACCGAGTGCGCCCGCCGCGGCGAGTCCTGGTAGCAGAACTGGATGACGTGGTAGCCCTGCTCGGCGAGGGTGGCACCCGCCGAGCCGCCGGCGAGGCCGGTGCCGACCACGATGACCCGGTGCTTGCGCCGGTTCGCCGGGTTGACCAGCTTGGCGCCGAACCGCCGGGCGTCCCAACGCTCCTGGACCGGGCCGGACGGTGCCTTGGTGTCGACGATGTCGTCGCCGACCGTGTAGGAACCAACCTTTTTCGACATGATCAACTCACCAGCCCGGTCATCACCGCGACCGGTACGGATAGGAAGCCCACGGTGATCACGAGCGCCAGGGCGGTGGCGATCGTCTTGAAGGCCACGTTGCGGGCCGCGTTGTTGGCGCCGAGCGTCTGCGCCGCCGACCAGAAGCCGTGGTAGATGTGCAGGCACAGGGCGAGCATCGCGACGACGTAGATCAGCCCGATCCACCACACCTGGAAGTCGGCCACGACGTTCTGGTACGGGTGGCCCGCCTCGCCACGCGGGTTCACCGCACCGACGGTCAGGTCCAGGATGTGCCAGACCACGAACAGCGCGAGGATGGCGCCGCCGTAGCGCATCGTGTTGGTGGCGAAGGTGGCCCGCCACGGCCGCTTCGACCGGTAGCGCTGCGGCCGGGCGTGCATGTCACGGTGCGTCAGCTGGATCGCCGAGACCACGTGCGCCACCAGGCAGGCCAGCAGCACCACCCGCTGGATCCACAGGTACCAGCTGTAGTGCAGGGCCGGCTCGCCGATCGTGCGCAGCCAGTGCGCGTAGCCGTTGAAGTCGGTCGGGCCGAAGAAGATCTTGAGGTTCCCGGCCATGTGCACGATCAGGAACAGCAGCATGATCACGCCGGTGGTGGCCATGACCGCCTTCTTGCCGACGGTCGAGTGCCACAGCGTGCGGAGGGGTGAGGGGCGGGCTGCCCGGGTCGCTATTGCCACGTCCGACAACGGTAGGACCGGTTGTGCCATGAGGTCCAAGACATGATCGCGCTGGACTCGATAGCCTCCAGCTATCGTGGAGCGGTGCAACTTCAGCAGCTCGCCTACTTCCTCGCCGTCGCGGAGACCCGGCACTTCACCCGCGCCGCCGAGATGGTGCACGTCGCCCAACCGTCGCTGTCCAAGCAGATCCGGGCGCTGGAACACGAAATGGGCGCTCCGCTGTTCAGCCGGGCGAGGGGCAACATCTCCCTCACCCCCGCCGGCGAGACGCTGTTGCCGCTGGCCAGGAGGATCCTGGCGGACGTCGACACGGCCCGGCTGGAGGTACAGGAGCTGGTCCAGCTGCGCTCCGGCCGGGTCCGGCTCGGCGCCACCCCGAGCCTGCTCACCGGCCTGCTGCCGGCCGTCCTGCGGGAGTACCGCCGGCAGTATCCGGGCATCCGGTTGACCATCGAGGAGTCCGGCTCCCGCGATCTGGTCCGCGACCTGGCCGAGGGCGAGCTGGACGTGGCGCTGATCATCCTGCCGGTGGCCGCCTCCGGCCCGGCCCTCGCCACCACCCCGCTGCTGCGGGAGGAACTCGTCGTCGCCTCCGCGATCGACGCGCCGCCACCCACCGACGACAACGCGATGCGCATCACCGACCTGGAGGACCAGCCGCTGGTGATGTTCCGCCGCGGGTACGACCTGCGCGAGTTCACCGTGACCGCCTGCCACGACGCCGGGTTCGAGCCGCGCTTCGCCATCGAGGGTGGCGAGATGGACGCGGTACTCGGCTTCGTCTCGGCCGGCCTCGGCCTCGCCGTGGTACCCAGCATGGTGGTCGCGGACAGCTTCCGGATCACCCCGTTCGCCCGGCCGGGACTGTCTCGCACCATCGGGCTGGCACACCGCAAGGACGTCCAGCCGCCGCGGGCCGCCCGCGCGCTGCGCGACGTGTTGCTCGGCTACCTCGACCAGGCGGCGCGCGCCGGCACCCTCCCCCGCGGTACCCGCCCGGTCGCCTGACGCCCGCGCTGACGGGGGCCGGGTGACCGGGGTGGCGGCGATCACGAACAATCGCAGCATGAGCGACTACACCGGCTGGCGGCCCGACCAGAACCCGGGCGCGACCGCGCCGACCGGCGGCTGGGGCTCCCCGACTCCGCCGCGGCCCCGGCGCCCCGCCTGGTTCCCCGCCGTGCTCGCGGTCGGCGCCGCGGCGCTGGTCGGCATTGTCGTGGTCAGCGTGGTCCTCGCCGTTGGCGGCGGCACCAGCGGCCAGCCCGGCGCCGGCGGCCGGACCCCGTCGCGCACCGCCACCCCGTCGGCCTCTGCCTCGGCCTCGGCCTCGGCGAAGACGTACAGCGCGCTGCCGAAGGAGTGCTCGATCGGCAGCAGCAAGCCGAAGCTGGTCGACGGCGCCAAGACGGACAAGACCACCGACAAGGACCAGTGGGCGTGCTCCTGGGAGATCTTCCGCAGCGACAAGTGCGCCTACCTGCAGGTTCAGGTGACCAGGTCGGTCAGCTCCCGGGGCCCGATCGAGGACGCCAAGAGCAGCTTCGCCGACGACAAGTCGTACGCCGGCGAGGCCAACAACAAGTACGAGAAGGACCCGAAGGACATCTCCGGGCTCGGTGACGAGGCGTTCACCGCGAAGTACACCAACGTCGTCGTGTACGGCAACACCGAAGCCGACGCGAAGAGCTACCACCTGGGCGGCGCCTGGGTCGAGGCACGCGCCGGGAACGTGGTCGTCTCGGTCAAGTGGGGCGGCGCCAGCTACGACGGCGCCAGCTCGGACGGCAAGTCCTACTCGGGCACCAACCTCGGCTACTCGACCGCCGACAAGCAGGCCCGCGCGATCGTCAAGTACGTGCTCGGCCGGCTGTCCTGACCTGAGGGCGGGTGCTGCTGCTCGCCGCCGGGGTTCGGGCCGCCCCGTGCTGCAACCCCCGCGCCGGAGGAACCGGCGAGGATCGGCGACCGGTACGAGCCGACGGGCCACCGGCACCGTCGACGACGGCCGGCTGCACCTGGACCCCGACCGGTACACCGGTGCTGGTGATCGCCCGCTGACCCGGTGCCGTGGCGGCGCCGGTGTGGCGCCGCAGTGCCGGCGCCCGCCACCGGTTCGGCACCCGGTCGGCGGGCGGGCGCCGGGTCAGTGCTTGCCGGACTTGTCGCCCCGGCGTTTGCGCGGCCGCACCGACAGCTGGATCGGGCTGCCGACGAAGCCGAAGTCCTCGCGCAGCCGCCGCTCCACGTACCGCACGTACGCCGCGTCCAGCGCGCCGGTGGTGAACAGCACGAACCGCGGCGGGCAGATCCCCGCCTGGGTGGCGAACAGGATCCGTGGCTGCCGACCTCCCCGTACCGGGTGCGGGTGCGCCTGCACCAGCTCGGTCACCCACTGGTTGAGCCGCCCGGTCGGTACCCGGGTCTGCCAGCCGGCCAGCGCCGTGCGCATCGCCGGCGCGAGCTTGTCCACCGCCCGGCCGGTACGCGCCGAGATGTTGAGCCGCGGCGCCCAGGTGATGCGGCGCAGGTCGCGCTCGATCTCGCGGGCCAGGAAGTAGCGGCGGTCCTCGTCGACCAGGTCCCACTTGTTGAAGGCGATGACCAGCGCCCGGCCGGCTTCCTCCACCTTGGTCAGGATCCGCTGGTCCTGCTCGGAGATCGGCTCGCTCGCATCCAGCAGCACCACGACCACCTCGGCCGCGTCGATCGCGGCGTTGGTGCGCAGGCTGGCGTAGTACTCGGTGCCGCTCGCGGTGCCGACCCGCTTGCGCAGCCCGGCGGTGTCCACCAGCTGCCAGGTCTGCCCGCCGATCTCGGCGAGTGAGTCGACCGGGTCGACGGTGGTCCCGGCGACGTTGTCGACGACCGCGCGGTCCTGTTTGGTCAGCTTGTTGAGCAGGCTCGACTTGCCCACGTTCGGCCGGCCGACCAGCGCGACCCGGCGCGGTCCGCCGGCACCAGGCTCCGCCGCGGCGGGCTGCTCCGGCAGCTTCGCCACCACCAGGTCGAGCAGGTCACCGGAGCCGCGACCGTGCAGTGCCGAAACCGGCAGCGGTTCGCCCAGCCCGAGCGACCACAGCGCCGCCGCGTCCGACTCCAGCCGGGTGTTGTCGATCTTGTTGGCGACCAGCAGCACCGGCTTGCCGCCGCGCTGCAGCACCCGGGCCGCCGCCTCGTCGGTGTCGGTGCTGCCGACGACGCCGTCGACGACCAGTACCACCACATCGGCGGCCTGCATCGCGGACTCGGCCTGCGCCGCGATGGCCGCCGCGCGGCCTTTCGCGTCGGGCTCCCAGCCGCCGGTGTCCACCACGGTGAACGGCCGGCCGTTCCAGGACGCGTCGTAGGCCACCCGGTCCCGGGTGACCCCCGGGGTGTCCTGGACGACCGCCTGCCGGCGCCCGATGATCCGGTTGACCAGGGTCGACTTGCCGACGTTGGGCCGGCCGACGACCGCCACCACCGGCACCGGCCCGGTCGGCTGGTCCGGCAGCGCGAGGCCGGGCGCGCCGAAACCGTCGTCGGACAGCAGGTCGAACTCCCCGTCGTACGCCGCCGGGTCCGGCGCGTGGCCGGCGTCCCGGGAGTCCGGCGGTACCGCGCCGGTCATGGCGCCTCGACCCCGGCCGGGGCGTGCGCGGACAGCAGCCCGAGCAGCCGGTCGACGACCTGGTCGATCGACTCGTACGTGGTGTCCAGGGCGATCGCGCCGTCCGCGGCGGCGAGCGGTGTGGTCACCTTCGAATCGGCGGTGTCGCGGCGCTGCAGGTCGGCCGCGGTGGCCGCGACGTCCGCCGCGGTCTCGGCGCTGCGTCGACGGGCCCGCTCGGCCGGATCGGCGGTCAGGAACACCTTCAGCTCCGCATCGGGCGCCACCACGGCACCGATGTCGCGACCCTCCACCACGATGCCGCCGACGTCGCGGGCGGCGTCGATCAGCCGGCGCTGCTCGGCGATCAGGTGCGCGCGCACCGCCGGCACGCCGGACACCGCGGACACCGCCCCGGTGACCTCGGGGCCCCGGATGGCGGCGTCCACCGGGACGTCACCGACCCGGACCGACACCGCGGTCGGATCGGTGGTGATGGACAGGGCGGCCGACCGGACGCAGGCCGCGACCTCGTCGGCGTCGCTGAGCGGCACGCCGGCGGCCAGCACCGCCCAGGTGGCCGCCCGGTACATCGCCCCGGTGTCCAGGTAGCCGGCGCGAAGCGCGACGGCCAGCCGCTTGGCCACGGTCGAC from the Actinocatenispora thailandica genome contains:
- a CDS encoding nicotinamide mononucleotide transporter family protein yields the protein MGHGLMQYGVTILGQRISYAEILGQLAALAVVFLAQRRTLWTWPVQVLATVLLFVVYTSADLGGLAARQVVILAISAYGWWAWSRRRDPVHGVLVRTATWRERAVLAAVLAAGTVGVAVLLDVLNASWAPWPDAWIFVGTVVAFAGQGLGLVEFWLVWLAVDAVGVPLQIHSHLYFSAAVYVVFAVLVLIGVRDWLRTAKREAVDRVADHASA
- a CDS encoding SRPBCC family protein — protein: MWQHEYVGTTVAAPEQVWRVLRDLDHWADWDTSMESVRLDGEFRVGSRVVMNPVGQDPITSTIAEITDGVAYADVTEFGGVTLRFRHSLEPLESGGTRVRHRLEITGAASDTLGPQLGPQITEDFPAAMAGLLALAEK
- a CDS encoding MarR family winged helix-turn-helix transcriptional regulator, yielding MTTAEPPASRFPGGAADSPGFLLWRLTLDWQRAVTAALAEYQLTHVQFVLLACAWWLDEHGEAPNQLRLARQAGTDVKMTSQVVRKLEAKGLLVREVDPADSRARRLRLTATGTEVARHAVGAVEAVDAEFFGPDEAAAARLLSRMLRRRPDRHS
- a CDS encoding DivIVA domain-containing protein, encoding MTDFEPQFTVVLRGYDVRAVDDWIDQLRAGGTAPARFRVVLRGYDTAQVDRYVEQVSRR
- a CDS encoding succinate dehydrogenase/fumarate reductase iron-sulfur subunit, translating into MNLTLRIWRQPSADADGQMVTYQVTDVSGDMSFLEMLDILNEDLILRGEEPVAFDHDCREGICGSCGMVINGQAHGPERTTTCQLHMRQFADGDVIDIEPWRAGAFPVVKDLVVDRSAFDRIIQAGGYITAPTGTAPDAHAVPVPKPDADSAFNNATCIGCGACVAACPNGSAMLFTSAKINHLNVLPQGQPERESRVLNMITTMDEAGFGGCTNTGECASACPKGIPLASIARMNREFLRATRKVGR
- a CDS encoding fumarate reductase/succinate dehydrogenase flavoprotein subunit; the protein is MSKKVGSYTVGDDIVDTKAPSGPVQERWDARRFGAKLVNPANRRKHRVIVVGTGLAGGSAGATLAEQGYHVIQFCYQDSPRRAHSVAAQGGINAAKNYRNDGDSVYRLFYDTVKGGDFRSRESNVYRLAQVSVEIIDQCVAQGVPFAREYGGLLDNRSFGGVQVSRTFYARGQTGQQLLLGAYQALSRQIDAGNVEMHPRTEMLDLIVIDGRARGIVARDLVTGEISTYLADAVVLASGGYGNTFYLSTNAKGSNATAIWRAHKRGAHFANPCYTQIHPTCIPRSGDHQSKLTLMSESLRNDGRIWVPKKKGDTRSPEQIPEDERDYYLERIYPSFGNLVPRDVASRAAKNVCDEGRGVGPGGLGVYLDFADAIARMGRDKVAEKYGNLFEMYERITAEDPYRVPMRIYPAIHYTMGGLWVDYDLQSTIPGMFVIGEANFSDHGANRLGASALMQGLADGYFVLPATINDYLARGGFEAVEPDDPAITTTVAEVQDRIKRLLAVDGDRTVDSFHRELGTLMWDECGMARSAEGLKKALRRIPELREEFWQRVKVPGTGYELNQSLEKANRVADFLELAELMCLDALHREESCGGHFRLESQTEDGEAERDDENFSYVAAWEYTGVGEPPVLHKENLDFEYVHPTLRSYA
- a CDS encoding succinate dehydrogenase cytochrome b subunit, giving the protein MAIATRAARPSPLRTLWHSTVGKKAVMATTGVIMLLFLIVHMAGNLKIFFGPTDFNGYAHWLRTIGEPALHYSWYLWIQRVVLLACLVAHVVSAIQLTHRDMHARPQRYRSKRPWRATFATNTMRYGGAILALFVVWHILDLTVGAVNPRGEAGHPYQNVVADFQVWWIGLIYVVAMLALCLHIYHGFWSAAQTLGANNAARNVAFKTIATALALVITVGFLSVPVAVMTGLVS
- a CDS encoding LysR family transcriptional regulator, whose translation is MQLQQLAYFLAVAETRHFTRAAEMVHVAQPSLSKQIRALEHEMGAPLFSRARGNISLTPAGETLLPLARRILADVDTARLEVQELVQLRSGRVRLGATPSLLTGLLPAVLREYRRQYPGIRLTIEESGSRDLVRDLAEGELDVALIILPVAASGPALATTPLLREELVVASAIDAPPPTDDNAMRITDLEDQPLVMFRRGYDLREFTVTACHDAGFEPRFAIEGGEMDAVLGFVSAGLGLAVVPSMVVADSFRITPFARPGLSRTIGLAHRKDVQPPRAARALRDVLLGYLDQAARAGTLPRGTRPVA
- the der gene encoding ribosome biogenesis GTPase Der, with product MTGAVPPDSRDAGHAPDPAAYDGEFDLLSDDGFGAPGLALPDQPTGPVPVVAVVGRPNVGKSTLVNRIIGRRQAVVQDTPGVTRDRVAYDASWNGRPFTVVDTGGWEPDAKGRAAAIAAQAESAMQAADVVVLVVDGVVGSTDTDEAAARVLQRGGKPVLLVANKIDNTRLESDAAALWSLGLGEPLPVSALHGRGSGDLLDLVVAKLPEQPAAAEPGAGGPRRVALVGRPNVGKSSLLNKLTKQDRAVVDNVAGTTVDPVDSLAEIGGQTWQLVDTAGLRKRVGTASGTEYYASLRTNAAIDAAEVVVVLLDASEPISEQDQRILTKVEEAGRALVIAFNKWDLVDEDRRYFLAREIERDLRRITWAPRLNISARTGRAVDKLAPAMRTALAGWQTRVPTGRLNQWVTELVQAHPHPVRGGRQPRILFATQAGICPPRFVLFTTGALDAAYVRYVERRLREDFGFVGSPIQLSVRPRKRRGDKSGKH
- the cmk gene encoding (d)CMP kinase → MQTDSNRTPFHGVVAIDGPSGSGKSTVAKRLAVALRAGYLDTGAMYRAATWAVLAAGVPLSDADEVAACVRSAALSITTDPTAVSVRVGDVPVDAAIRGPEVTGAVSAVSGVPAVRAHLIAEQRRLIDAARDVGGIVVEGRDIGAVVAPDAELKVFLTADPAERARRRSAETAADVAATAADLQRRDTADSKVTTPLAAADGAIALDTTYESIDQVVDRLLGLLSAHAPAGVEAP